From the genome of Mugil cephalus isolate CIBA_MC_2020 chromosome 2, CIBA_Mcephalus_1.1, whole genome shotgun sequence, one region includes:
- the pcdh10a gene encoding protocadherin-10a isoform X1 has translation MIWLILLLSILDGAVSQLRYSVPEEQEPGSVVGNIAEDLGLDITKLSARRFQTVPSSRTPYLEVNLENGALMVKEKIDREEICKQTVPCLLHLEVFLENPLELFRVEIEVMDINDNPPSFPETDISVEISESATPGTRFPVENAFDPDVGTNALSTYAITNNNYFYLDVQTQSDGNKFAELVLEKPLDREQQAVHRYVLTAVDGGIPQRTGTALLVVKVLDSNDNAPTFEHSVYTVNLQENSPVGTLVIQLNATDVDEGQNGEIVYSFSNHNTPRIKDLFNIDARTGRIEVAGEVDYEESSTHQIYVQAKDMGANAVPAHCKVLVKLVDVNDNTPEIGFSTVTESVSEQDAPGTVIALFSVSDRDSGENEQMSCEILGDVPFKLKSSFKNYYTIVTDGPLDRENTDSYTITVVAKDKGQPSLATSKSIKVHVSDENDNAPRFTQAVYDVYVTENNVPGAFIHAVSALDPDIGQNALITYSILECDIQGMSVDTYVSINQDTGYLYALRSFDYEQLKEFSFMVQAKDAGAAELFSNATVNVIIVDQNDNAPTVIAPIGKNGTAKEHLPRSAEPGYLVTRIVAMDADDGENARLSYSILRGNEMGMFRMDWRTGELRTARRISPKRDPQGYYDLLIEVRDHGQPPLSSSASVSVILVDSVVEGRSGDRGSASKAKETSLDLTLILIIALGSVSFIFLLAMIVLAVRCQKDKKLNLYTCLLAGDCCLCCSSCCSRQARGRKQKKLSKSDIMLVQSTNVTSGVGPVGQVPVEESGVGGVGGGFGSHHHQNQNSYCYQVCLTPESAKTDLMFLKPCSPSRSTDTDHTNPCGAIVTGYSDQQPDIISNGSILSNETKHQRAELSYLVDRPRRVNSSAFQEADIVSSKDSGHGDSEQGDSDHDATNRGHSAGADLFSNCTEECKALGHSDRCWMPSFVPSDGRQGPDYRSNLHVPGMDATLPDTEVPSSVNLTDQLTMTSSTASSNDRSFSTFGKDGQRSQSHHSLHHHLHQQQQQYSSSTLERKEYDRGTLPYKPTFLCEYQYESSLGPYDFGLVQYRY, from the exons atgATTTGGTTAATATTGTTGCTCTCCATCCTGGATGGAGCTGTCTCTCAGCTACGTTACTCCGTTCCAGAGGAGCAGGAACCTGGCTCCGTGGTTGGGAATATTGCTGAGGATTTGGGGCTGGACATTACCAAACTTTCCGCTCGCCGCTTCCAGACGGTGCCTAGTTCACGGACACCTTATCTGGAGGTGAACTTAGAGAACGGTGCGCTCATGGTAAAGGAGAAAATTGACCGGGAAGAAATCTGTAAGCAGACCGTCCCGTGCCTATTGCACCTGGAGGTGTTTCTGGAGAACCCGCTGGAGCTCTTTCGCGTGGAGATTGAGGTGATGGATATCAACGACAATCCACCCAGCTTTCCCGAGACAGACATTTCCGTGGAAATTTCTGAGAGCGCTACTCCCGGCACGCGTTTCCCTGTGGAGAACGCTTTCGACCCCGACGTTGGCACTAACGCGCTCAGCACATATGCCATTACGAATAATAACTATTTTTACCTTGACGTGCAGACTCAGAGCGACGGGAACAAGTTCGCGGAGCTGGTGCTGGAAAAGCCGctggacagagagcagcaggCGGTGCACCGCTATGTGCTGACGGCTGTGGATGGGGGCATCCCGCAGCGGACCGGGACGGCTCTCCTGGTCGTTAAAGTTCTGGACTCTAATGACAACGCGCCCACCTTTGAGCACTCTGTGTACACGGTTAACTTGCAGGAAAACTCTCCCGTGGGCACTCTGGTCATACAGCTGAACGCCACGGACGTTGACGAGGGACAAAACGGGGAAATAGTTTATTCTTTCAGCAATCATAACACCCCACGGATAAAAGACTTGTTCAACATTGATGCCAGAACGGGCAGGATAGAGGTGGCGGGTGAGGTGGACTATGAAGAGAGCAGCACGCACCAGATTTATGTTCAAGCTAAAGACATGGGAGCTAATGCGGTCCCGGCGCACTGCAAAGTGCTGGTCAAGCTCGTGGACGTGAACGACAATACACCAGAGATCGGTTTCAGCACTGTGACCGAATCGGTGAGCGAGCAGGACGCTCCGGGCACCGTGATCGCACTTTTCAGTGTCTCAGATCGAGACTCCGGTGAGAACGAGCAAATGAGCTGCGAGATACTGGGAGACGTCCCTTTCAAGCTGAAATCGTCTTTTAAAAACTACTACACCATTGTAACCGACGGGCCGCTGGACAGAGAGAACACAGACTCATACACAATCACGGTGGTGGCCAAAGATAAAGGTCAGCCTTCACTCGCTACCAGCAAGTCCATTAAAGTGCACGTCTCCGACGAGAATGACAATGCGCCCCGTTTTACGCAGGCTGTTTATGATGTGTATGTGACTGAGAATAACGTGCCCGGTGCTTTCATTCACGCCGTGAGCGCCTTGGACCCTGATATAGGACAGAATGCTCTTATTACCTACTCCATATTGGAGTGTGACATACAGGGCATGTCTGTTGACACGTATGTGTCCATAAACCAGGACACCGGCTACCTTTACGCGCTGCGCTCTTTTGATTACGAGCAGCTGAAGGAGTTTAGCTTTATGGTCCAGGCTAAGGACGCGGGCGCTGCCGAGCTCTTCTCCAATGCTACTGTAAACGTGATAATAGTTGATCAAAACGACAATGCACCTACTGTCATTGCCCCTATCGGCAAAAACGGCACAGCCAAAGAGCACCTGCCGCGCTCTGCAGAGCCTGGCTACCTAGTTACGCGCATTGTGGCCATGGATGCGGACGACGGCGAGAACGCACGCCTGTCCTACAGCATCCTGCGGGGCAACGAGATGGGGATGTTTCGCATGGACTGGAGGACAGGAGAGCTGAGGACAGCCCGCAGGATCTCTCCGAAGCGGGACCCGCAGGGTTACTACGACCTGCTGATCGAAGTGAGGGACCACGGGCAgccccctctctcttcctccgcCAGTGTGAGTGTAATCCTAGTGGACAGCGTGGTCGAAGGCCGCAGCGGGGATCGTGGCTCGGCCTCCAAGGCAAAGGAGACCTCCCTTGACCTCACTCTGATTCTCATCATCGCTCTGGGCTCAGTTTCTTTTATCTTCCTGCTGGCGATGATCGTGCTGGCCGTGCGCTGTCAAAAGGACAAGAAACTCAACCTGTACACATGCCTGCTCGCCGGTGACTGCTGCCTGTGCTGCAGCTCGTGCTGCAGCAGGCAGGCTCGTGGCCGGAAGCAGAAGAAGCTAAGTAAATCCGACATCATGTTAGTTCAGAGCACCAATGTGACGTCAGGGGTCGGGCCCGTGGGGCAAGTGCCCGTGGAGGAATCTGGTGTGGGCGGCGTGGGAGGGGGCTTCggctcccaccaccaccagaaccagaactctTACTGCTACCAGGTGTGTCTGACACCAGAGTCCGCCAAAACGGATCTGATGTTCCTCAAACCGTGCAGCCCCTCCCGTAGCACTGACACAGATCACACCAACCCCTGCGGCGCCATAGTCACTGGTTACAGCGACCAACAACCGGACATTATATCTAACGGCAGCATTCTCTCTAATGAG ACAAAACACCAACGAGCAGAACTCAGCTATCTGGTGGACAGACCCAGACGTGTCAACAG TTCGGCATTCCAAGAGGCAGACATCGTCAGCTCCAAAGACAGCGGTCACGGAGACAGCGAGCAGGGCGACAGTGACCACGACGCCACAAACCGGGGTCATTCAGCCG GCGCTGACCTGTTCTCCAACTGTACAGAGGAGTGCAAGGCCCTCGGCCACTCCGACCGCTGCTGGATGCCGTCGTTTGTGCCGTCAGACGGGCGCCAGGGACCGGACTACCGCAGCAATCTGCACGTCCCCGGCATGGACGCCACGCTGCCCGACACTGAGGTACCCTCCTCCGTCAACCTCACCGACCAACTCACCATGACCTCGTCCACCGCCTCGTCCAACGATAGGTCATTCTCCACCTTTGGCAAGGACGGCCAAAGGTCTCAGTCACACCACAGCCTTCACCATCACCTacatcagcaacaacagcagtACAGCTCCAGCACGCTAGAGAGGAAAGAGTATGATAGGGGGACCCTACCGTACAAACCCACCTTTCTCTGTGAGTATCAGTATGAAAGTTCCCTGGGACCCTATGACTTTGGTCTGGTCCAGTACAGATACTAA
- the pcdh10a gene encoding protocadherin-10a isoform X2 — MIWLILLLSILDGAVSQLRYSVPEEQEPGSVVGNIAEDLGLDITKLSARRFQTVPSSRTPYLEVNLENGALMVKEKIDREEICKQTVPCLLHLEVFLENPLELFRVEIEVMDINDNPPSFPETDISVEISESATPGTRFPVENAFDPDVGTNALSTYAITNNNYFYLDVQTQSDGNKFAELVLEKPLDREQQAVHRYVLTAVDGGIPQRTGTALLVVKVLDSNDNAPTFEHSVYTVNLQENSPVGTLVIQLNATDVDEGQNGEIVYSFSNHNTPRIKDLFNIDARTGRIEVAGEVDYEESSTHQIYVQAKDMGANAVPAHCKVLVKLVDVNDNTPEIGFSTVTESVSEQDAPGTVIALFSVSDRDSGENEQMSCEILGDVPFKLKSSFKNYYTIVTDGPLDRENTDSYTITVVAKDKGQPSLATSKSIKVHVSDENDNAPRFTQAVYDVYVTENNVPGAFIHAVSALDPDIGQNALITYSILECDIQGMSVDTYVSINQDTGYLYALRSFDYEQLKEFSFMVQAKDAGAAELFSNATVNVIIVDQNDNAPTVIAPIGKNGTAKEHLPRSAEPGYLVTRIVAMDADDGENARLSYSILRGNEMGMFRMDWRTGELRTARRISPKRDPQGYYDLLIEVRDHGQPPLSSSASVSVILVDSVVEGRSGDRGSASKAKETSLDLTLILIIALGSVSFIFLLAMIVLAVRCQKDKKLNLYTCLLAGDCCLCCSSCCSRQARGRKQKKLSKSDIMLVQSTNVTSGVGPVGQVPVEESGVGGVGGGFGSHHHQNQNSYCYQVCLTPESAKTDLMFLKPCSPSRSTDTDHTNPCGAIVTGYSDQQPDIISNGSILSNETKHQRAELSYLVDRPRRVNSSAFQEADIVSSKDSGHGDSEQGDSDHDATNRGHSAGADLFSNCTEECKALGHSDRCWMPSFVPSDGRQGPDYRSNLHVPGMDATLPDTEVPSSVNLTDQLTMTSSTASSNDRSFSTFGKDGQRSQSHHSLHHHLHQQQQQYSSSTLERKEYDRGTLPYKPTFLSRKRIC; from the exons atgATTTGGTTAATATTGTTGCTCTCCATCCTGGATGGAGCTGTCTCTCAGCTACGTTACTCCGTTCCAGAGGAGCAGGAACCTGGCTCCGTGGTTGGGAATATTGCTGAGGATTTGGGGCTGGACATTACCAAACTTTCCGCTCGCCGCTTCCAGACGGTGCCTAGTTCACGGACACCTTATCTGGAGGTGAACTTAGAGAACGGTGCGCTCATGGTAAAGGAGAAAATTGACCGGGAAGAAATCTGTAAGCAGACCGTCCCGTGCCTATTGCACCTGGAGGTGTTTCTGGAGAACCCGCTGGAGCTCTTTCGCGTGGAGATTGAGGTGATGGATATCAACGACAATCCACCCAGCTTTCCCGAGACAGACATTTCCGTGGAAATTTCTGAGAGCGCTACTCCCGGCACGCGTTTCCCTGTGGAGAACGCTTTCGACCCCGACGTTGGCACTAACGCGCTCAGCACATATGCCATTACGAATAATAACTATTTTTACCTTGACGTGCAGACTCAGAGCGACGGGAACAAGTTCGCGGAGCTGGTGCTGGAAAAGCCGctggacagagagcagcaggCGGTGCACCGCTATGTGCTGACGGCTGTGGATGGGGGCATCCCGCAGCGGACCGGGACGGCTCTCCTGGTCGTTAAAGTTCTGGACTCTAATGACAACGCGCCCACCTTTGAGCACTCTGTGTACACGGTTAACTTGCAGGAAAACTCTCCCGTGGGCACTCTGGTCATACAGCTGAACGCCACGGACGTTGACGAGGGACAAAACGGGGAAATAGTTTATTCTTTCAGCAATCATAACACCCCACGGATAAAAGACTTGTTCAACATTGATGCCAGAACGGGCAGGATAGAGGTGGCGGGTGAGGTGGACTATGAAGAGAGCAGCACGCACCAGATTTATGTTCAAGCTAAAGACATGGGAGCTAATGCGGTCCCGGCGCACTGCAAAGTGCTGGTCAAGCTCGTGGACGTGAACGACAATACACCAGAGATCGGTTTCAGCACTGTGACCGAATCGGTGAGCGAGCAGGACGCTCCGGGCACCGTGATCGCACTTTTCAGTGTCTCAGATCGAGACTCCGGTGAGAACGAGCAAATGAGCTGCGAGATACTGGGAGACGTCCCTTTCAAGCTGAAATCGTCTTTTAAAAACTACTACACCATTGTAACCGACGGGCCGCTGGACAGAGAGAACACAGACTCATACACAATCACGGTGGTGGCCAAAGATAAAGGTCAGCCTTCACTCGCTACCAGCAAGTCCATTAAAGTGCACGTCTCCGACGAGAATGACAATGCGCCCCGTTTTACGCAGGCTGTTTATGATGTGTATGTGACTGAGAATAACGTGCCCGGTGCTTTCATTCACGCCGTGAGCGCCTTGGACCCTGATATAGGACAGAATGCTCTTATTACCTACTCCATATTGGAGTGTGACATACAGGGCATGTCTGTTGACACGTATGTGTCCATAAACCAGGACACCGGCTACCTTTACGCGCTGCGCTCTTTTGATTACGAGCAGCTGAAGGAGTTTAGCTTTATGGTCCAGGCTAAGGACGCGGGCGCTGCCGAGCTCTTCTCCAATGCTACTGTAAACGTGATAATAGTTGATCAAAACGACAATGCACCTACTGTCATTGCCCCTATCGGCAAAAACGGCACAGCCAAAGAGCACCTGCCGCGCTCTGCAGAGCCTGGCTACCTAGTTACGCGCATTGTGGCCATGGATGCGGACGACGGCGAGAACGCACGCCTGTCCTACAGCATCCTGCGGGGCAACGAGATGGGGATGTTTCGCATGGACTGGAGGACAGGAGAGCTGAGGACAGCCCGCAGGATCTCTCCGAAGCGGGACCCGCAGGGTTACTACGACCTGCTGATCGAAGTGAGGGACCACGGGCAgccccctctctcttcctccgcCAGTGTGAGTGTAATCCTAGTGGACAGCGTGGTCGAAGGCCGCAGCGGGGATCGTGGCTCGGCCTCCAAGGCAAAGGAGACCTCCCTTGACCTCACTCTGATTCTCATCATCGCTCTGGGCTCAGTTTCTTTTATCTTCCTGCTGGCGATGATCGTGCTGGCCGTGCGCTGTCAAAAGGACAAGAAACTCAACCTGTACACATGCCTGCTCGCCGGTGACTGCTGCCTGTGCTGCAGCTCGTGCTGCAGCAGGCAGGCTCGTGGCCGGAAGCAGAAGAAGCTAAGTAAATCCGACATCATGTTAGTTCAGAGCACCAATGTGACGTCAGGGGTCGGGCCCGTGGGGCAAGTGCCCGTGGAGGAATCTGGTGTGGGCGGCGTGGGAGGGGGCTTCggctcccaccaccaccagaaccagaactctTACTGCTACCAGGTGTGTCTGACACCAGAGTCCGCCAAAACGGATCTGATGTTCCTCAAACCGTGCAGCCCCTCCCGTAGCACTGACACAGATCACACCAACCCCTGCGGCGCCATAGTCACTGGTTACAGCGACCAACAACCGGACATTATATCTAACGGCAGCATTCTCTCTAATGAG ACAAAACACCAACGAGCAGAACTCAGCTATCTGGTGGACAGACCCAGACGTGTCAACAG TTCGGCATTCCAAGAGGCAGACATCGTCAGCTCCAAAGACAGCGGTCACGGAGACAGCGAGCAGGGCGACAGTGACCACGACGCCACAAACCGGGGTCATTCAGCCG GCGCTGACCTGTTCTCCAACTGTACAGAGGAGTGCAAGGCCCTCGGCCACTCCGACCGCTGCTGGATGCCGTCGTTTGTGCCGTCAGACGGGCGCCAGGGACCGGACTACCGCAGCAATCTGCACGTCCCCGGCATGGACGCCACGCTGCCCGACACTGAGGTACCCTCCTCCGTCAACCTCACCGACCAACTCACCATGACCTCGTCCACCGCCTCGTCCAACGATAGGTCATTCTCCACCTTTGGCAAGGACGGCCAAAGGTCTCAGTCACACCACAGCCTTCACCATCACCTacatcagcaacaacagcagtACAGCTCCAGCACGCTAGAGAGGAAAGAGTATGATAGGGGGACCCTACCGTACAAACCCACCTTTCTCT CCCGCAAAAGGATTTGCTAG
- the pcdh10a gene encoding protocadherin-10a isoform X3, with amino-acid sequence MIWLILLLSILDGAVSQLRYSVPEEQEPGSVVGNIAEDLGLDITKLSARRFQTVPSSRTPYLEVNLENGALMVKEKIDREEICKQTVPCLLHLEVFLENPLELFRVEIEVMDINDNPPSFPETDISVEISESATPGTRFPVENAFDPDVGTNALSTYAITNNNYFYLDVQTQSDGNKFAELVLEKPLDREQQAVHRYVLTAVDGGIPQRTGTALLVVKVLDSNDNAPTFEHSVYTVNLQENSPVGTLVIQLNATDVDEGQNGEIVYSFSNHNTPRIKDLFNIDARTGRIEVAGEVDYEESSTHQIYVQAKDMGANAVPAHCKVLVKLVDVNDNTPEIGFSTVTESVSEQDAPGTVIALFSVSDRDSGENEQMSCEILGDVPFKLKSSFKNYYTIVTDGPLDRENTDSYTITVVAKDKGQPSLATSKSIKVHVSDENDNAPRFTQAVYDVYVTENNVPGAFIHAVSALDPDIGQNALITYSILECDIQGMSVDTYVSINQDTGYLYALRSFDYEQLKEFSFMVQAKDAGAAELFSNATVNVIIVDQNDNAPTVIAPIGKNGTAKEHLPRSAEPGYLVTRIVAMDADDGENARLSYSILRGNEMGMFRMDWRTGELRTARRISPKRDPQGYYDLLIEVRDHGQPPLSSSASVSVILVDSVVEGRSGDRGSASKAKETSLDLTLILIIALGSVSFIFLLAMIVLAVRCQKDKKLNLYTCLLAGDCCLCCSSCCSRQARGRKQKKLSKSDIMLVQSTNVTSGVGPVGQVPVEESGVGGVGGGFGSHHHQNQNSYCYQVCLTPESAKTDLMFLKPCSPSRSTDTDHTNPCGAIVTGYSDQQPDIISNGSILSNETKHQRAELSYLVDRPRRVNSSAFQEADIVSSKDSGHGDSEQGDSDHDATNRGHSAGADLFSNCTEECKALGHSDRCWMPSFVPSDGRQGPDYRSNLHVPGMDATLPDTEPAKGFASSFHVDLSDTA; translated from the exons atgATTTGGTTAATATTGTTGCTCTCCATCCTGGATGGAGCTGTCTCTCAGCTACGTTACTCCGTTCCAGAGGAGCAGGAACCTGGCTCCGTGGTTGGGAATATTGCTGAGGATTTGGGGCTGGACATTACCAAACTTTCCGCTCGCCGCTTCCAGACGGTGCCTAGTTCACGGACACCTTATCTGGAGGTGAACTTAGAGAACGGTGCGCTCATGGTAAAGGAGAAAATTGACCGGGAAGAAATCTGTAAGCAGACCGTCCCGTGCCTATTGCACCTGGAGGTGTTTCTGGAGAACCCGCTGGAGCTCTTTCGCGTGGAGATTGAGGTGATGGATATCAACGACAATCCACCCAGCTTTCCCGAGACAGACATTTCCGTGGAAATTTCTGAGAGCGCTACTCCCGGCACGCGTTTCCCTGTGGAGAACGCTTTCGACCCCGACGTTGGCACTAACGCGCTCAGCACATATGCCATTACGAATAATAACTATTTTTACCTTGACGTGCAGACTCAGAGCGACGGGAACAAGTTCGCGGAGCTGGTGCTGGAAAAGCCGctggacagagagcagcaggCGGTGCACCGCTATGTGCTGACGGCTGTGGATGGGGGCATCCCGCAGCGGACCGGGACGGCTCTCCTGGTCGTTAAAGTTCTGGACTCTAATGACAACGCGCCCACCTTTGAGCACTCTGTGTACACGGTTAACTTGCAGGAAAACTCTCCCGTGGGCACTCTGGTCATACAGCTGAACGCCACGGACGTTGACGAGGGACAAAACGGGGAAATAGTTTATTCTTTCAGCAATCATAACACCCCACGGATAAAAGACTTGTTCAACATTGATGCCAGAACGGGCAGGATAGAGGTGGCGGGTGAGGTGGACTATGAAGAGAGCAGCACGCACCAGATTTATGTTCAAGCTAAAGACATGGGAGCTAATGCGGTCCCGGCGCACTGCAAAGTGCTGGTCAAGCTCGTGGACGTGAACGACAATACACCAGAGATCGGTTTCAGCACTGTGACCGAATCGGTGAGCGAGCAGGACGCTCCGGGCACCGTGATCGCACTTTTCAGTGTCTCAGATCGAGACTCCGGTGAGAACGAGCAAATGAGCTGCGAGATACTGGGAGACGTCCCTTTCAAGCTGAAATCGTCTTTTAAAAACTACTACACCATTGTAACCGACGGGCCGCTGGACAGAGAGAACACAGACTCATACACAATCACGGTGGTGGCCAAAGATAAAGGTCAGCCTTCACTCGCTACCAGCAAGTCCATTAAAGTGCACGTCTCCGACGAGAATGACAATGCGCCCCGTTTTACGCAGGCTGTTTATGATGTGTATGTGACTGAGAATAACGTGCCCGGTGCTTTCATTCACGCCGTGAGCGCCTTGGACCCTGATATAGGACAGAATGCTCTTATTACCTACTCCATATTGGAGTGTGACATACAGGGCATGTCTGTTGACACGTATGTGTCCATAAACCAGGACACCGGCTACCTTTACGCGCTGCGCTCTTTTGATTACGAGCAGCTGAAGGAGTTTAGCTTTATGGTCCAGGCTAAGGACGCGGGCGCTGCCGAGCTCTTCTCCAATGCTACTGTAAACGTGATAATAGTTGATCAAAACGACAATGCACCTACTGTCATTGCCCCTATCGGCAAAAACGGCACAGCCAAAGAGCACCTGCCGCGCTCTGCAGAGCCTGGCTACCTAGTTACGCGCATTGTGGCCATGGATGCGGACGACGGCGAGAACGCACGCCTGTCCTACAGCATCCTGCGGGGCAACGAGATGGGGATGTTTCGCATGGACTGGAGGACAGGAGAGCTGAGGACAGCCCGCAGGATCTCTCCGAAGCGGGACCCGCAGGGTTACTACGACCTGCTGATCGAAGTGAGGGACCACGGGCAgccccctctctcttcctccgcCAGTGTGAGTGTAATCCTAGTGGACAGCGTGGTCGAAGGCCGCAGCGGGGATCGTGGCTCGGCCTCCAAGGCAAAGGAGACCTCCCTTGACCTCACTCTGATTCTCATCATCGCTCTGGGCTCAGTTTCTTTTATCTTCCTGCTGGCGATGATCGTGCTGGCCGTGCGCTGTCAAAAGGACAAGAAACTCAACCTGTACACATGCCTGCTCGCCGGTGACTGCTGCCTGTGCTGCAGCTCGTGCTGCAGCAGGCAGGCTCGTGGCCGGAAGCAGAAGAAGCTAAGTAAATCCGACATCATGTTAGTTCAGAGCACCAATGTGACGTCAGGGGTCGGGCCCGTGGGGCAAGTGCCCGTGGAGGAATCTGGTGTGGGCGGCGTGGGAGGGGGCTTCggctcccaccaccaccagaaccagaactctTACTGCTACCAGGTGTGTCTGACACCAGAGTCCGCCAAAACGGATCTGATGTTCCTCAAACCGTGCAGCCCCTCCCGTAGCACTGACACAGATCACACCAACCCCTGCGGCGCCATAGTCACTGGTTACAGCGACCAACAACCGGACATTATATCTAACGGCAGCATTCTCTCTAATGAG ACAAAACACCAACGAGCAGAACTCAGCTATCTGGTGGACAGACCCAGACGTGTCAACAG TTCGGCATTCCAAGAGGCAGACATCGTCAGCTCCAAAGACAGCGGTCACGGAGACAGCGAGCAGGGCGACAGTGACCACGACGCCACAAACCGGGGTCATTCAGCCG GCGCTGACCTGTTCTCCAACTGTACAGAGGAGTGCAAGGCCCTCGGCCACTCCGACCGCTGCTGGATGCCGTCGTTTGTGCCGTCAGACGGGCGCCAGGGACCGGACTACCGCAGCAATCTGCACGTCCCCGGCATGGACGCCACGCTGCCCGACACTGAG CCCGCAAAAGGATTTGCTAGCTCGTTCCACGTGGACCTGTCGGATACTGCGTGA